One window of the Acaryochloris sp. CCMEE 5410 genome contains the following:
- a CDS encoding YgcG family protein — translation MKTTYFSLYKGIGIGLGITVTALPLHAWAVPYKQVPNPRQQNGGWVTDMANVLSPQTETQLNQLITDLEAKNGSEIAVVTVANTAPSASPKAFATSLFNHWGIGKQAENNGVLFLISKGDRRVEIETGYGVEAILPDAKVGQMIDQQILPKFKTGNFDQGTLSGTKLLVSHLGADPSSPVALNPTNTQPLVSTPSPNSSDLSWLLWVLGCGGLAGTMAFLIKRKKGTLLKPGKRSRVSREKYSDDLGLLPPRCMYCRKSLRKINSDILSSHLTTIEQTAQKMGSVKFVGWQCAQSCGKAADSIHIRAYIWNPISFQECSDCKEYTIRHSAETLVKATEQDCGKQFITQMCACCGLYKEYQTKTPRLKPVPSRSSSASGASSSDTYGGYGGGGFGGGGSGGGGFGGGSSGGGGAGGSW, via the coding sequence ATGAAAACGACCTATTTCAGTCTTTATAAAGGTATCGGAATTGGGTTGGGGATTACAGTTACAGCGCTACCGCTCCATGCCTGGGCCGTGCCCTACAAGCAAGTTCCCAATCCTCGTCAACAAAACGGAGGCTGGGTGACCGATATGGCCAATGTTCTCAGCCCGCAAACTGAAACCCAACTCAATCAGCTTATTACTGATTTAGAGGCCAAGAATGGCAGTGAAATCGCCGTTGTTACCGTTGCCAATACGGCCCCCTCAGCTTCACCTAAAGCCTTTGCGACCAGCCTATTCAACCACTGGGGCATCGGTAAGCAAGCAGAAAATAACGGTGTTTTATTCTTAATTTCCAAAGGCGATCGCCGCGTTGAAATTGAAACGGGCTATGGGGTTGAAGCCATTTTGCCCGATGCCAAAGTGGGGCAAATGATTGACCAGCAAATCCTGCCCAAATTCAAGACAGGCAATTTTGATCAAGGGACTTTAAGCGGAACAAAACTTTTAGTCAGCCATCTTGGCGCTGATCCATCTAGCCCTGTTGCCTTAAATCCAACCAACACTCAACCACTAGTTTCCACCCCTTCGCCAAACAGCTCTGATTTGTCTTGGTTATTGTGGGTATTAGGCTGTGGAGGGCTAGCAGGCACTATGGCCTTTCTAATTAAAAGGAAAAAAGGAACGCTCTTGAAACCTGGGAAACGATCTCGCGTCTCCCGAGAAAAATATAGTGACGACTTGGGATTATTACCTCCCCGCTGTATGTATTGCCGAAAAAGTCTCAGAAAGATAAATTCTGACATCCTCTCGTCCCACCTCACCACCATTGAACAAACTGCACAAAAAATGGGGAGTGTAAAGTTTGTCGGTTGGCAATGTGCTCAATCTTGTGGCAAAGCCGCAGATTCTATTCATATTCGCGCTTATATTTGGAATCCAATCTCTTTCCAAGAATGTTCTGACTGCAAAGAATATACGATTCGCCACTCTGCTGAAACCTTGGTAAAAGCAACAGAACAAGACTGTGGGAAGCAATTTATTACCCAAATGTGTGCCTGTTGTGGACTCTACAAGGAATATCAGACAAAAACGCCTCGTCTAAAACCTGTCCCATCCCGTTCTAGTAGCGCCAGTGGGGCGAGCAGCTCTGACACGTACGGTGGCTACGGTGGTGGGGGATTTGGCGGCGGCGGTAGCGGCGGGGGAGGATTTGGCGGCGGTAGCAGTGGCGGTGGGGGAGCCGGGGGGAGTTGGTAA
- a CDS encoding glycosyltransferase: MLTDGLVRQGHQVSNPSLFAPCPQLPVINISEAQKQTMLHLNYSDTIHNTIDLSRYPFAAEYQTPPYIAFVGRMAPETGPQFAIAIAQHAGFPLKMAGKIDPSEQDFFEHQIKPHIDGQRIQYLGEVNHAQKADLLAKAAVTVFPIIWDEPFGLMMLESMACGTPVIGMNCGLVPEVIADGKSGFICSTINEFVKKIPAALQLSREDCRHHVETIFHPTDRVAQYEQAYRQNRGQTSQNNLLTFQRQRS, encoded by the coding sequence GTGCTGACAGACGGTCTAGTCCGGCAAGGACATCAGGTCAGTAACCCCTCACTTTTTGCACCCTGTCCTCAACTTCCTGTGATCAACATTAGCGAGGCCCAGAAACAAACGATGCTCCACCTCAATTACAGTGATACGATTCACAACACCATTGACTTATCTCGATATCCCTTCGCAGCTGAATACCAGACTCCGCCTTACATTGCCTTTGTCGGACGGATGGCTCCAGAGACTGGTCCACAGTTTGCGATCGCAATTGCCCAACATGCCGGGTTTCCTCTAAAAATGGCAGGCAAAATTGACCCTTCCGAGCAAGACTTTTTCGAACATCAAATCAAACCTCACATTGACGGTCAACGCATCCAGTATCTGGGAGAAGTCAACCATGCCCAAAAAGCAGATCTCCTCGCCAAAGCAGCCGTCACTGTTTTTCCCATTATTTGGGATGAGCCTTTTGGCCTAATGATGCTGGAATCGATGGCCTGCGGCACCCCCGTTATTGGTATGAACTGTGGGTTAGTCCCCGAAGTAATTGCGGATGGAAAATCTGGGTTTATCTGCTCCACGATTAATGAATTTGTAAAGAAAATTCCAGCGGCCCTTCAACTCAGTCGGGAAGACTGCCGCCACCATGTAGAAACCATATTTCACCCCACAGACAGGGTGGCCCAATACGAGCAAGCCTATCGTCAGAATAGGGGTCAAACCAGTCAAAATAATTTGCTTACTTTTCAGCGACAACGGTCTTAA
- a CDS encoding NB-ARC domain-containing protein — MIPPEFLSDLATQQGVSKSELAALKLGLAGYSTADIGEQLGISGDAARKRLSEVYQKFGIAGRGPVKLTKLQQLLVTRYQEALEKGTAVKAAEPEQVDWGNAPDVSVFYGRTAELEQLERWIIQDQYRLLALYGISGIGKTTLSVKLTQRLQPHFEKIFWRSLYYAPLLQDLLTELTTFLHGSPLDPALATVSEQMDWVLDYLQHHRCLVVLNGLESFSRKGDLAGSYQPNYENYSQLIHLVGTVPHQSCIVTTSQEKLSEVAYLEGQTLPVGSFKLRGLELEQAKAILQNKGLTGEDKWQYLVNGYRGNPMMLKLVAETIKEVFGGNVSDFLETSLFTRDIHNFIERIFDRVSDLERRILYILAEQSDGLGFKQLQAQFSSINAQDLMSALSSLRQRSLIEHVDQGFILPPVIKEVTQQIMVSEA; from the coding sequence GTGATTCCTCCAGAGTTCTTGAGTGACTTAGCCACTCAACAGGGTGTATCCAAGTCTGAATTAGCAGCCCTTAAACTTGGACTAGCCGGGTATTCCACCGCTGATATTGGCGAACAGCTTGGAATTAGTGGGGATGCAGCCCGCAAACGCCTCAGTGAGGTCTATCAGAAATTTGGGATTGCTGGCCGAGGTCCCGTTAAACTCACAAAGCTGCAGCAACTTCTGGTGACGCGTTACCAAGAAGCCCTCGAAAAGGGAACGGCTGTAAAAGCTGCCGAGCCAGAGCAGGTGGATTGGGGCAATGCCCCCGATGTATCGGTGTTTTATGGTCGTACTGCAGAGTTAGAACAACTAGAGCGATGGATTATCCAAGATCAGTATCGCTTGCTGGCACTCTATGGGATTTCTGGGATTGGCAAAACAACCTTGTCCGTTAAATTAACGCAACGATTGCAGCCTCACTTTGAGAAAATTTTTTGGCGTTCCCTGTACTATGCCCCTTTACTACAAGATTTACTCACTGAACTAACGACGTTTCTCCACGGTTCACCATTAGACCCTGCTCTGGCGACGGTATCTGAGCAAATGGATTGGGTCCTAGATTATCTTCAGCACCATCGATGTCTCGTCGTCCTGAATGGTTTAGAATCCTTTAGCCGTAAGGGCGACTTGGCGGGGAGTTACCAACCAAATTATGAAAACTACAGTCAATTGATTCATCTGGTGGGAACGGTGCCTCATCAAAGCTGCATTGTGACGACGAGTCAGGAGAAACTCAGTGAGGTCGCCTATCTCGAAGGCCAAACCTTGCCAGTGGGGTCCTTTAAGTTGCGCGGGTTGGAATTGGAGCAAGCGAAAGCGATTCTTCAGAACAAGGGACTGACGGGAGAAGATAAATGGCAATATCTAGTGAATGGGTATCGGGGTAATCCGATGATGCTTAAGCTGGTCGCTGAAACCATCAAGGAAGTTTTTGGTGGCAATGTCAGTGACTTCTTAGAGACCAGCTTATTCACCAGAGATATTCACAATTTTATCGAGCGAATTTTTGACCGGGTTTCAGATTTAGAACGACGAATTTTGTATATCCTCGCGGAGCAAAGTGATGGGTTAGGTTTTAAGCAACTGCAAGCCCAATTCTCCAGTATCAATGCCCAAGACCTTATGAGTGCCCTCTCGTCCCTTCGCCAGCGGTCCCTGATTGAACATGTGGATCAGGGGTTTATTCTGCCGCCGGTGATCAAAGAGGTCACCCAACAAATTATGGTGTCTGAAGCCTAA
- a CDS encoding serine/threonine-protein kinase, with translation MVYCPNPKCKQRQNPAKAEVCQSCETPLILNQNYRLIRPLVNLERSGNTEVFEIEDLRCTHQSEPTPKVLKLLKYNGGDLERLFIQEAIYLQSLDHPAIPKIDPQDRADNGYFSVVEPATRREIHYFVMEKVEGKNLRDWLQEQPPIDSATLLKWLRELLTILDYLHTQNIWHRDIKPSNIMLRPDGQLVLIDFGAVKQVRPHPEEAGDIPPRPEITVTDTCVFAAGYTPPEQMDGRTVQQSDFFALGRSWVHLITQIPPYNLRVDDGGQLVWREKAPDVSVVLADWIDQLMSPLVRDRPQSAAEVLKNIQPENLISPPQTQNLSEGETSPGSFPWGSLLNLILFSILLISGLLWWQAHENSQPAEGTNQQVQRHLPSLGL, from the coding sequence ATGGTGTATTGTCCCAATCCTAAGTGTAAACAGCGACAAAATCCTGCAAAAGCAGAGGTTTGTCAAAGTTGCGAAACACCATTAATTCTTAACCAGAACTATCGTCTGATTCGGCCCTTAGTGAACCTTGAGCGATCGGGCAATACTGAAGTGTTTGAAATTGAAGATCTGCGCTGTACTCATCAATCAGAGCCAACGCCGAAAGTGCTGAAGCTCCTCAAGTACAATGGCGGCGATTTAGAACGGTTGTTTATACAAGAGGCAATCTATTTACAAAGCCTGGATCATCCTGCTATTCCAAAAATTGATCCTCAAGATCGTGCGGACAATGGCTATTTTTCAGTTGTGGAGCCAGCCACGCGTCGAGAAATCCATTATTTCGTGATGGAAAAGGTTGAAGGGAAAAATCTACGGGACTGGCTACAGGAGCAACCGCCAATTGATAGTGCCACTCTTTTGAAGTGGCTTCGGGAATTGCTGACTATTTTGGACTATCTGCATACTCAAAATATTTGGCATCGAGATATTAAACCCTCCAATATCATGTTGCGACCGGACGGACAGCTGGTTTTGATTGACTTTGGCGCGGTTAAACAAGTTCGACCTCACCCGGAAGAAGCTGGTGACATTCCCCCTCGACCCGAAATAACGGTTACCGATACCTGTGTGTTTGCGGCGGGATATACACCTCCAGAACAGATGGATGGGAGAACGGTACAGCAGTCCGATTTTTTCGCTTTGGGGCGTAGTTGGGTGCATTTGATCACCCAAATTCCACCCTACAATCTGCGGGTTGATGATGGTGGACAATTAGTTTGGCGAGAGAAGGCCCCTGATGTTTCGGTGGTGCTTGCCGATTGGATTGATCAATTAATGTCTCCGTTGGTTCGAGACCGTCCTCAATCCGCGGCTGAGGTCTTGAAAAATATTCAACCAGAAAACCTTATTTCTCCTCCCCAGACCCAAAATTTATCTGAAGGAGAGACTTCGCCGGGGTCTTTCCCTTGGGGATCGTTGCTGAACCTGATTCTGTTCTCCATCCTGCTCATTAGTGGCCTGTTGTGGTGGCAAGCTCATGAAAATAGCCAACCGGCTGAGGGGACAAATCAGCAAGTGCAGCGCCATCTTCCATCCTTGGGATTATGA
- a CDS encoding extracellular solute-binding protein produces MAKRFWLGIAAVQVLALGLLYFTWPPVVLTLLVPEDEAQAWKPLIQKFEAKHPKTKISLITTKNLGGFLSKQLKEGSCLPQGSPDLVYIDVIWVPEFAVRGCLQDLSGRFDAEMRSQFTSQAVKDGEYFGKSYRIPLRSDMGMLYYRSDLLAQAGYPQPPQTFTDLIKISQTLKQKQLVEWGFLWQGDQYEGKIATFVEILAGHGGYWVDDQTRQVGLDQPEAIQAVQFLRNTLTSKVSPTSVLTYSEAESLAQFKRGKSMFLRHWPRAQLLLAEDKLVKSVPMQLQTQGHSGGPCNGSWGLGIAKKTQHSDQAWRAIRFFTSEKAQRQFTQATQFIPSHKEVLKQESPEIQQAITKVIYRPRIPEYDQASDILQAALSQALNPDTSDQAVEEIMKKATAETDQLLNPPS; encoded by the coding sequence ATGGCAAAGCGTTTTTGGTTGGGAATTGCAGCAGTACAAGTGCTGGCACTCGGGCTGCTCTATTTCACCTGGCCCCCAGTGGTCCTGACCTTGCTGGTGCCAGAGGATGAAGCGCAAGCGTGGAAACCCTTAATCCAAAAATTTGAAGCCAAACATCCCAAAACCAAAATTAGCCTGATCACCACAAAAAATTTAGGCGGCTTTTTATCCAAGCAGCTTAAGGAAGGCTCCTGCTTACCCCAAGGGTCTCCTGACTTGGTATATATCGATGTGATTTGGGTACCTGAATTCGCGGTTCGAGGCTGTCTGCAGGATCTTTCCGGGCGGTTTGATGCGGAGATGCGATCGCAATTCACATCCCAAGCCGTCAAAGATGGAGAATACTTCGGCAAGTCCTATCGCATTCCCCTACGGTCCGATATGGGCATGCTCTACTACCGCTCTGATTTACTTGCACAGGCTGGCTACCCGCAACCGCCCCAGACCTTCACAGACTTAATTAAAATCTCCCAAACCCTCAAACAAAAGCAGCTAGTGGAATGGGGCTTTCTCTGGCAAGGCGATCAGTACGAAGGGAAAATTGCCACCTTTGTCGAAATACTGGCAGGACATGGAGGCTACTGGGTTGATGATCAAACCCGCCAGGTCGGACTCGATCAACCCGAGGCTATTCAGGCCGTACAGTTTCTACGCAACACCTTAACCAGTAAGGTGTCCCCCACCAGTGTCCTGACCTATAGCGAAGCAGAATCCCTCGCTCAATTTAAGAGGGGCAAAAGCATGTTTTTGCGGCACTGGCCCAGAGCGCAGCTCTTACTGGCTGAAGACAAGTTGGTTAAATCAGTGCCGATGCAACTACAGACCCAGGGCCATTCAGGCGGTCCTTGCAATGGCAGTTGGGGCCTAGGCATTGCCAAAAAAACACAGCATTCTGATCAAGCTTGGCGAGCCATTCGGTTTTTCACTAGTGAGAAAGCCCAGCGCCAATTTACCCAAGCCACTCAATTTATCCCCAGTCATAAAGAGGTATTAAAACAAGAATCACCTGAGATCCAGCAAGCGATCACCAAGGTCATTTATCGACCTCGCATTCCAGAATATGATCAAGCCTCAGACATCTTGCAAGCTGCTCTCAGCCAAGCTCTTAATCCCGACACCTCTGATCAGGCCGTCGAGGAAATCATGAAAAAAGCCACTGCAGAAACCGACCAACTATTGAATCCCCCTTCATAA
- a CDS encoding Na/Pi symporter: protein MSTLADQRPEVDQPSQKGNPIWQWIGVVLLVYLLIAAVGMIGSGFKSATGDQAKELFAFATNPFMGLIVGTVATALIQSSSTVTSIIVGLVAGGLPVATAVPMVMGANIGTTITNTLVSLGHVGNKDEFKRAFAAATVHDFFNLLSVVIFLPLEIFFHPLERMGLFFANLMVGSNSVSMKDMNVVKAATKPIVEVAKGGTKILPAPFDGVALIIVGIVLIFLTIGFVGKLLKVLMVGRAKDILHVAIGRGPIAGIAAGTLITILVQSSSTTTSLMVPLAGSGVFGLSQIYPFTLGANIGTCITALLAATSVSGAEAVPALEIAMVHMLYNFLGVVVIYGIPFLCRLPIQGAETLAVVASDKKSIAFAYIVGVFFVVPAVCLGVTSVVG from the coding sequence ATGAGTACCCTGGCAGACCAAAGACCAGAGGTTGATCAACCGAGCCAAAAGGGAAATCCAATTTGGCAATGGATAGGGGTTGTCTTACTGGTTTATTTATTAATTGCCGCTGTCGGCATGATCGGATCTGGCTTTAAGTCAGCCACGGGGGACCAAGCGAAAGAACTGTTTGCCTTTGCCACTAACCCTTTTATGGGGTTGATTGTGGGAACAGTGGCTACGGCTTTAATCCAGTCTTCGAGTACCGTAACTTCTATTATTGTCGGCTTAGTGGCTGGGGGCTTACCCGTGGCCACGGCAGTACCGATGGTCATGGGGGCGAATATTGGCACCACAATTACCAATACCCTGGTGAGTTTGGGCCATGTGGGCAACAAAGATGAATTTAAGCGAGCCTTTGCAGCGGCCACGGTTCATGACTTTTTCAATCTTCTGAGTGTCGTTATTTTTCTGCCTCTAGAAATCTTTTTCCATCCCTTAGAAAGAATGGGGCTATTCTTTGCCAACCTAATGGTGGGGAGCAATTCGGTCAGTATGAAGGATATGAATGTGGTGAAAGCAGCCACAAAGCCGATTGTAGAAGTTGCTAAAGGTGGAACGAAAATCCTACCTGCTCCTTTTGACGGCGTTGCCCTAATTATTGTGGGGATTGTACTGATTTTCTTGACCATTGGTTTCGTGGGCAAGCTGCTCAAAGTGCTGATGGTGGGGCGGGCCAAAGACATCTTGCATGTGGCCATTGGCCGAGGACCAATTGCTGGGATTGCGGCGGGTACACTGATTACGATTTTGGTGCAGTCTTCTTCCACGACAACGAGCTTAATGGTTCCTCTAGCCGGATCCGGAGTGTTTGGGCTTTCGCAGATATATCCCTTCACCTTGGGAGCGAATATCGGCACCTGCATTACCGCCCTATTGGCAGCCACGTCTGTATCAGGAGCTGAAGCAGTACCAGCTTTGGAAATTGCCATGGTGCATATGCTCTACAACTTTTTAGGCGTGGTTGTCATCTATGGCATTCCCTTCCTCTGCCGCTTACCCATTCAAGGAGCCGAAACCCTTGCAGTTGTGGCCAGTGACAAAAAGTCCATTGCGTTTGCCTATATCGTCGGCGTGTTTTTTGTCGTCCCGGCGGTTTGTTTAGGCGTCACCTCAGTGGTTGGCTAG
- a CDS encoding DUF4258 domain-containing protein produces MKLAHELHQLLTDDSRLETLPEFFLSGSVSDPSHTKRRMQQRAISTDMIELALLYGKQEYHSHAKTYTILDKTLRNTPYQRFVDKLRGLRVIALETARGLKVTSVYWAWNLR; encoded by the coding sequence ATGAAGCTCGCCCATGAACTGCATCAACTGTTAACAGACGATTCTCGCCTCGAAACATTGCCTGAGTTTTTCCTATCCGGTTCCGTTAGCGACCCTAGCCATACAAAGCGGCGCATGCAGCAGCGGGCCATTTCCACCGATATGATCGAACTAGCGCTCCTATACGGTAAGCAGGAATATCACAGCCACGCAAAAACCTACACGATCTTAGATAAAACCCTGAGAAACACCCCCTACCAAAGGTTTGTCGACAAGCTTAGAGGTTTGCGGGTCATAGCCCTAGAAACTGCTCGCGGATTAAAGGTGACCAGTGTTTACTGGGCCTGGAACTTACGCTAG
- a CDS encoding transposase — translation MVPKGIHLKVLPPYSPELQPAERLWRLADEPLANRCFETLDELEDVLEQRCRTLMTMQSDIQALTHYHWWPA, via the coding sequence GTGGTACCTAAAGGCATTCATCTGAAGGTTTTACCCCCCTATTCTCCAGAGCTACAGCCCGCTGAACGGTTGTGGCGGCTAGCGGATGAACCACTGGCCAATCGATGCTTTGAGACCCTGGATGAGTTGGAAGATGTGCTCGAGCAGCGCTGTCGAACTTTAATGACAATGCAATCAGACATTCAAGCTCTCACTCACTACCATTGGTGGCCAGCTTGA
- a CDS encoding IS630 family transposase encodes MPRKLYLEPHFSPDELKSHYRASQDPVESRRWHLLWLVSEQTTLTQAAQVVGLNYDYAREIVREYNHNGAHGLRNRRKDKRPHQSRSLLTQDQCAQLLTRLQTPPADGGLWNGPKVAQVIAQMTGVDKVWPQRGWDYLKRLEQSLQCPRPHHRKGEPEAQAAFKKLPKYKAELERRYPNAQVEVWSLDEHRLGLKPIIRKIWAPVGQRPIAEVDHRYEWTYLYGFVHPATGNTEWFILPRVNGEWFNQALQSFAQQVGAGKHKQILLVLDGAGWHTCKIWWYLKAFI; translated from the coding sequence ATGCCAAGAAAACTATATCTCGAACCCCATTTTTCGCCTGACGAGCTGAAGTCTCATTATCGAGCCAGCCAAGACCCAGTAGAATCGCGCCGCTGGCATCTGCTGTGGCTCGTCAGTGAGCAAACAACGCTAACTCAAGCAGCCCAAGTGGTCGGTCTCAACTACGATTACGCTCGAGAAATCGTCAGGGAGTATAACCACAATGGCGCCCATGGGTTACGCAACCGACGCAAAGATAAGCGACCTCATCAATCTCGCAGTCTTCTGACTCAAGACCAATGTGCACAATTGTTGACTCGTCTACAAACCCCACCCGCCGACGGTGGTCTATGGAACGGCCCCAAAGTAGCCCAGGTCATCGCTCAGATGACAGGAGTCGATAAGGTTTGGCCCCAACGCGGTTGGGACTATCTCAAGCGATTGGAGCAGTCCCTGCAATGCCCACGTCCTCACCACCGTAAAGGTGAACCAGAGGCCCAAGCCGCTTTTAAAAAACTGCCTAAGTACAAAGCAGAATTGGAGCGACGCTACCCTAATGCTCAGGTCGAAGTTTGGTCCTTGGATGAACATCGTTTAGGCCTTAAACCCATTATTCGAAAGATTTGGGCGCCTGTGGGTCAGCGTCCAATTGCTGAGGTGGACCATCGCTATGAATGGACCTATCTGTATGGATTCGTTCATCCCGCAACTGGCAATACCGAATGGTTCATTCTGCCTCGGGTCAATGGAGAATGGTTTAATCAAGCCCTACAAAGCTTTGCTCAGCAAGTTGGAGCGGGAAAGCACAAACAGATTCTTCTCGTTCTCGATGGAGCCGGATGGCATACCTGTAAAATCTGGTGGTACCTAAAGGCATTCATCTGA